A section of the Carya illinoinensis cultivar Pawnee chromosome 12, C.illinoinensisPawnee_v1, whole genome shotgun sequence genome encodes:
- the LOC122290448 gene encoding putative disease resistance protein At4g19050 isoform X36: protein MADQQSAERSNETKSKEIATKDSGHPTESAEGNKEVASTKEIARKDSGNPTESAEGNKEVASTKEIASQNPTESAARNKDDVKSTEENDFENYIMEQLEDENVETIALEGEAGVGKTWKARKSNDFIINSENHFYGNLWISMNKEHDKRFLYDVLAHQLSVQASTDDYQEGNDEKKSEELVRKITNMLVERKSKESEVLEITKMLREMELKKMEELVSEIPKKLRGIESNNLEVLVITKMVREMESKKTEELKRKITQKLGEMEEKKLWEMAKKKKSGGSDRLSDNKVFQSNDRLEDQKPKTEKSIKSVWKKKEKNKTVGLPINEKSGGHISSSKEKLFLLVILDDIRSDSTYEEGTRAELETLLPKESRPKFLVTRRRDTVSKDEKILKNGELIIDIEPLREKESGTLFKKLLKTSILHEESFVASIEKIAQKSNGLPIAVVKLVVEALNLSGANDLELLKLENALKQIANYKEADKCTSSLLRLAIHMLHGSDHGSCSTPGNDTLVNCYWHSWEFISRHGAIDYNVLIFSWILEGYFGSADHIKQSYEEGHRVLMKLIGCGLLKMLEDNLIMMEELVLSIPDCRRDGYEQRSVLGLARVLDESIWKGFGTLAPSDYMIKTPKRGPKKDKYISTLLIHGSSLCREDLDLYFEEKLGLQNLAIFNPRFDSIPRLLSKMEELCVLILRGCDQLQEIDAIQNLKSLTVLEISDANFLEKKEKITGDLFKEMTNLQTLNLCAVSIKMLPSSLSNLKQLRWLILRRCPFLESLPNLKELTNLEVLDLSGSTSLLNITDKTFSHLKKIQFLDFSHTSIKRLPFLCNLGNLENLTQLLLRNCKLNRLPSFKALPALQCIDISASNSNMLKDIKEDFFENKDKLKILHLSKTEISRLPSNFGNFPNLELLDLSDSSKLVTIPENAFKNMGCLRHLNLSNTKLESLPKISNLVNLRQLFLENCALHKLPKMEGVTRLEELHLSNASSLVEIEDQSFDYLSHIYLLDFSHTKIKTLPSLAKLNNLRSLNLSGTRLTFPCISSLTNLTQLSLRGCSISDQSEPNFGEHKKLEVLDLSEITGITSLSTLNNLTSLRELKLRGCSKLEQLQHLESLAHLEVLDLWETGIKQFPKEICKLTQLKHLDLPKGIMGIQESDLQKMEPEFHFYVFPEQGKAGDIHWHKVDPNFRRIYFNTLSLPGECRQFLEIIGSIEVKDVLKKAAYISLIGNKFITRLSDLGVENVDAMKGCWLQRCPEMETLCLEEEIEDKTVGNLEILWVSNLPKLKDLCSGIQPAGGGFKNLTEMYLDCCPLIKSVFHSSQFPEKLKILQIKFCEDLEILFEPNTLDKAGNLEILRASNLPKLKDLCSGIHTAGGGFKNLTEMYLDCCPLIKYVFHSSQFPEKLKILRIKFCKDLKRLFEQNNVLDADKKWSLQKLHLVELPKLTEMGVPESKKIRDVFPSLEAITVKECPMLEIMSEKIKEANCNNVEEDWNIQL from the exons ATGGCCGATCAGCAGTCTGCAGAGCGAAGTAATGAAACCAAGTCTAAAG AAATTGCCACGAAAGATAGCGGACATCCAACAGAGTCAGCTGAAGGAAACAAGGAGGTCGCATCCACAAAAG AAATTGCCAGGAAAGATAGCGGAAATCCAACAGAGTCAGCTGAAGGAAACAAGGAGGTCGCATCCACAAAAG AAATTGCTAGCCAAAATCCAACAGAGTCAGCTGCAAGAAACAAGGACGACGTCAAATCCACGGAAG aaAACGATTTCGAGAATTATATAATGGAGCAGTTGGAGGACGAAAATGTGGAAACCATTGCCCTGGAGGGGGAAGCAGGAGTAGGGAAAACATGGAAGGCTAGAAAAAGCAATGATTTTATCATCAATTCTGAGAACCACTTCTATGGAAATCTTTGGATATCTATGAACAAAGAGCACGACAAAAGGTTCCTTTATGATGTCCTTGCCCATCAGTTGTCCGTACAAGCAAGTACCGATGATTATCAAGAAGGTAATGACGAAAAGAAATCGGAAGAGTTAGTAAGGAAGATAACAAATATGCTCGTGGAAAGGAAAAGCAAGGAATCGGAAGTGTTGGAGATAACTAAGATGCTCAGGGAAATGGAACTCAAGAAAATGGAAGAGTTGGTAAGCGAGATACCTAAGAAGCTCAGGGGAATAGAAAGCAACAACTTGGAAGTGTTGGTGATAACTAAGATGGTCAGGGAAATGGAGAGCAAGAAAACGGAAGAGTTGAAAAGGAAGATAACTCAGAAGCTCGGAGAAATGGAAGAGAAGAAACTCTGGGAGAtggcaaaaaaaaagaaatccggAGGATCAGATAGACTTTCTGATAACAAAGTATTTCAGAGTAATGATCGACTGGAAGATCAGAAGCCGAAAACTGAGAAGTCAATTAAAAGTGTctggaaaaagaaggaaaaaaataagactGTTGGGTTACCGATTAATGAGAAGTCTGGAGGACATATATCATCTTCTAAAGAAAAActatttcttttagtaattctGGATGATATTCGTAGTGACAGTACTTATGAAGAGGGAACTAGGGCTGAATTGGAAACGTTGCTGCCAAAGGAATCTAGGCCCAAGTTTTTAGTCACAAGAAGAAGGGACACAGTGAGCAAGGACGAGAAAATATTGAAGAATGGGGAACTGATCATTGATATTGAGCCCTTGCGAGAAAAAGAGTCAGGGACTCTATTTAAGAAACTTCTCAAAACTTCAATTCTCCATGAGGAAAGTTTTGTAGCAAGCATTGAGAAAATTGCCCAAAAGAGCAATGGTTTGCCAATTGCAGTAGTCAAACTGGTAGTAGAAGCCTTAAATCTATCAGGAGCAAATGATCTAGAGCTTTTGAAATTGGAAAATGCTCTGAAACAAATAGCTAATTATAAGGAAGCAGATAAATGCACAAGTTCGCTCTTGCGCTTAGCAATTCACATGTTGCATGGAAGTGATCATGGATCTTGCAGTACCCCAGGAAACGACACTTTGGTCAATTGCTATTGGCATAGCTGGGAATTCATAAGCAGACATGGTGCAATAGATTACAATGTGTTGATATTCAGCTGGATATTGGAAGGATATTTCGGTTCTGCCGATCATATTAAGCAGTCATATGAAGAAGGGCATCGTGTGTTGATGAAACTAATAGGATGTGGGTTGCTGAAAATGCTAGAAGATAATCTTATTATGATGGAAGAATTGGTTCTTTCCATTCCTGATTGTCGTCGTGATGGATATGAGCAGAGATCAGTCCTGGGATTAGCTCGTGTTCTTGACGAAAGCATTTGGAAAGGATTTGGGACACTTGCACCTTCAGATTATATGATAAAGACACCAAAAAGAGGcccaaaaaaagataaatatatttcCACTCTCCTCATTCATGGAAGTAGTCTCTGCAGGGAAGACCTAGATTTATACTTCGAGGAGAAGCTAGGACTCCAAAATCTTGCCATTTTCAATCCCAGGTTCGATTCAATCCCTCGATTATTGTCTAAAATGGAAGAGCTTTGTGTGTTGATTCTCAGAGGTTGTGATCAATTGCAAGAGATCGATGCCATCCAAAACCTGAAATCACTGACAGTTCTGGAGATATCCGATGCTAACTtcttagaaaagaaagaaaagatcaCTGGCGATCTTTTTAAGGAAATGACTAATCTTCAGACCCTTAACTTGTGTGCAGTCTCCATCAAAATGCTTCCTTCCTCTCTTTCTAACCTGAAACAACTACGTTGGCTCATCCTTAGGAGGTGCCCTTTTTTGGAAAGCTTGCCAAATCTAAAAGAACTTACAAATCTCGAGGTGCTTGATCTTTCTGGTTCTACATCTTTGCTAAATATTACAGACAAAACCTTCTCCCATCTCAAGAAAATCCAATTCCTTGATTTTTCCCATACCTCAATTAAAAGACTTCCATTCCTTTGCAACCTTGGCAACCTTGAAAATCTCACTCAACTCTTGTTGCGCAACTGTAAGTTAAATAGATTGCCTTCCTTTAAAGCCTTACCTGCTCTTCAGTGTATTGATATCTCAGCTTCTAATTCTAATATGTTAAAGGATATCAAAGAAGACTTTTTTGAAAATAAGGATAAACTCAAGATCCTTCATTTGTCCAAGACTGAAATCAGCCGTTTGCCTTCCAATTTTGGCAACTTTCCAAATCTTGAGCTGCTTGATCTTTCTGATTCCTCCAAATTGGTTACAATCCCAGAAAATGCCTTCAAAAACATGGGTTGCCTCCGTCATCTCAACCTCTCAAACACAAAACTTGAAAGTCTACCAAAAATATCCAACCTTGTTAACCTTCGACAGCTCTTTCTTGAGAATTGTGCACTACATAAATTACCAAAAATGGAAGGAGTTACAAGACTTGAGGAGCTTCATCTTTCTAATGCTTCTAGTCTAGTTGAGATTGAAGATCAATCATTTGATTATCTGAGCCATATTTATCTTCTTGATTTCTCACAtaccaaaattaaaactctaCCATCACTGGCCAAGCTCAATAACCTTCGTTCTCTCAACCTTTCGGGAACAAGACTTACATTTCCTTGCATTTCCAGTCTCACCAACCTCACTCAGCTTTCACTTCGAGGTTGTTCAATCTCAGATCAATCAGAGCCAAATTTTGGAGAACATAAAAAGCTCGAGGTTTTGGATCTATCAGAGATCACAGGAATCACGTCTCTATCAACATTGAACAATCTTACCAGTCTTCGGGAGCTCAAGTTGAGAGGGTGTTCGAAGTTGGAGCAGCTTCAACATTTGGAATCGCTTGCTCATTTAGAGGTTCTTGATTTGTGGGAGACGGGAATCAAGCAATTTCCCAAAGAGATTTGTAAGTTGACTCAGTTGAAGCACCTAGATCTGCCAAAGGGTATAATGGGTATTCAAGAATCTGACTTGCAGAAGATGGAGCCCGAATTTCACTTTTATGTTTTCCCTGAGCAAGGCAAAGCTGGGGACATCCATTGGCACAAAGTTGATCCTAACTTCAGAAGAATTTACTTCAACACTCTATCTTTACCTGGGGAGTGTCGCCAGTTTTTGGAAATCATTGGGTCTATTGAGGTTAAGGATGTCCTCAAGAAAGCTGCATATATATCTTTGATTGGAAATAAGTTCATCACACGATTATCAGATCTTGGTGTGGAAAATGTGGATGCAATGAAAGGTTGTTGGCTACAGAGGTGCCCGGAAATGGAGACATTATGTttggaagaagaaatagaagacaAAACGGTGGGAAATCTAGAGATTTTGTGGGTATCAAACCTTCCCAAATTGAAGGATTTATGCAGCGGGATACAGCCAGCAGGTGGGGGCTTTAAAAATCTAACAGAAATGTATCTAGATTGTTGCCCATTGATTAAATCTGTCTTTCATTCTTCCCAATTCCCGGAAAAGCTTAAGatcctccaaatcaaattctgtGAGGATTTAGAAATACTGTTTGAGCCGAATACCTTGGATAAAGCTGGAAATCTAGAGATTTTGCGGGCATCAAACCTTCCCAAATTGAAGGATTTATGCAGCGGGATACATACAGCAGGTGGGGGCTTTAAAAATCTAACAGAAATGTATCTAGATTGTTGCCCATTGATTAAATATGTCTTTCATTCATCCCAATTCCCGGAAAAGCTTAAGATCCTCCGGATCAAATTCTGTAAGGATTTAAAAAGACTATTCGAGCAGAATAATGTCTTGGACGCTGATAAAAAATGGAGTTTACAGAAATTGCATTTGGTGGAACTGCCCAAGTTGACTGAGATGGGGGTGCCAGAGTCGAAGAAGATTCGTGATGTATTTCCATCACTAGAAGCAATCACAGTGAAGGAATGCCCAATGCTGGAGATCATGTCGGAAAAAATAAAGGAGGCAAATTGTAACAACGTTGAAGAAGATTG gAATATACAACTATAA